GTACATAACATTCCCATTTTGTCTTAGAATTCTgataaattaaagaaagaaaattatcagTTTGTAATATGAAAATTGAAGGATATATAGACAAAGAGTTGAGTATAATTGAAATCCAAATGTAGTTGCCAACAACCAAATGAcatgtaaagaccaaaataactataataaaaaaatgattggtttttaaaatatttgtaaaatatataaatgttcaGTAAGCATTCAGTAACAGATTGTATACAAATGTTGTTGTGTTACCTGCACAATCATGTAAACAAACAACTAAAGAATCTCTTTGTACACAATATTTAAGACCTTGTTTTCACTGGGCTTCTCATCGCCGTTACTAAGAATATGTAATCCATTTCGATTGGTTACTCTCGAGATGGCGACATACAATTGTCCATGAGTAAATACTTGTTTAGGCAAATATAATCCAACGTGCTGCAACGATTGTCcttgacttttatttattgTCATGGCAAAACATAATGATATAGGATACTGTCTTCGATTAAGAATAAAAGGCCAATTGGATTCTGAAGGCGACAAAGATATTCTTGGAATGAGAACTTTATCTCCAATGATAGATCCAC
This genomic stretch from Cicer arietinum cultivar CDC Frontier isolate Library 1 unplaced genomic scaffold, Cicar.CDCFrontier_v2.0 Ca_scaffold_560_v2.0, whole genome shotgun sequence harbors:
- the LOC101496959 gene encoding uncharacterized protein, which gives rise to MRNLNQGAGLCNGTRMKITQLGKWFMEGEVLSGSIIGDKVLIPRISLSPSESNWPFILNRRQYPISLCFAMTINKSQGQSLQHVGLYLPKQVFTHGQLYVAISRVTNRNGLHILSNGDEKPSENKVLNIVYKEIL